The following coding sequences are from one Caldibacillus debilis DSM 16016 window:
- a CDS encoding ABC transporter ATP-binding protein: protein MAELILDHVYKVYDNKVTAVSDFNLHIKDKEFIVFVGPSGCGKSTTLRMIAGLEEITQGDLYIDGKRMNDVPPKDRDIAMVFQNYALYPHMTVYDNMAFGLKLRKFPKKEIEERVRNAAKILGLEQYLDRKPKALSGGQRQRVALGRAIVRDAKVFLMDEPLSNLDAKLRVQMRAEIAKLHQRLQTTTIYVTHDQTEAMTMATRLVVMKDGVIQQVGSPKEVYEKPENVFVGGFIGSPSMNFFRGVLEDGAIALGERKLAIPEGKMKVLREQGYVGKEVIFGIRPENIHDEPVYLESFPGSTVQAKIEVAELTGAEQILYSTLNGTDFVARIDARTEVKAGDQITLAFDMNKAHFFDVETEKRIRGNE, encoded by the coding sequence ATGGCAGAGCTGATCCTGGATCACGTATACAAAGTCTACGACAACAAAGTGACCGCCGTATCCGATTTCAATCTGCATATTAAAGACAAAGAATTCATCGTCTTCGTCGGCCCGTCCGGATGCGGAAAATCCACCACGCTCCGGATGATTGCCGGCCTTGAAGAAATTACCCAAGGGGATCTTTACATCGACGGGAAACGGATGAACGACGTCCCGCCGAAAGACCGGGACATCGCGATGGTCTTCCAAAACTACGCCCTCTATCCTCACATGACCGTCTACGACAACATGGCCTTCGGATTAAAACTGCGCAAATTCCCGAAAAAAGAAATTGAAGAACGGGTTCGAAACGCCGCAAAAATTCTCGGGCTGGAACAATACTTGGACCGGAAGCCGAAGGCATTGTCCGGCGGCCAGCGGCAGCGGGTGGCGTTGGGCCGGGCGATCGTGCGCGACGCCAAAGTCTTCCTGATGGACGAACCGCTCTCGAACCTGGACGCCAAATTGCGGGTGCAGATGCGGGCGGAGATCGCCAAATTGCATCAACGCCTGCAGACGACGACCATTTACGTCACCCACGACCAAACGGAAGCGATGACGATGGCGACCCGTCTGGTGGTCATGAAAGACGGGGTCATCCAACAGGTCGGAAGCCCGAAAGAAGTTTATGAAAAACCGGAAAATGTCTTCGTCGGCGGTTTCATCGGCTCACCGTCCATGAACTTTTTCCGGGGCGTCCTGGAAGACGGGGCCATCGCCCTCGGCGAAAGGAAATTGGCCATCCCCGAAGGGAAAATGAAAGTATTGCGGGAACAAGGCTATGTCGGCAAAGAAGTCATTTTCGGCATCCGCCCGGAAAATATCCACGATGAACCGGTCTATTTGGAATCCTTCCCCGGTTCGACGGTCCAGGCGAAAATCGAAGTCGCCGAATTGACCGGCGCGGAACAGATCCTCTACTCGACGTTGAACGGCACCGATTTCGTCGCCAGAATCGACGCCCGCACGGAAGTCAAAGCCGGCGATCAAATCACCTTGGCCTTTGACATGAACAAAGCCCATTTCTTCGATGTGGAAACGGAAAAACGCATCCGCGGAAACGAATGA
- a CDS encoding twin-arginine translocase TatA/TatE family subunit has translation MNLSFGEILIILVVALILFGPSKLPQLGRAAGETLYEFKKGMKQVMGDDSKQSKS, from the coding sequence ATGAATCTGTCATTCGGGGAAATCCTCATCATCCTGGTTGTCGCCCTGATTCTTTTCGGCCCTTCCAAATTGCCGCAACTGGGCAGAGCGGCGGGAGAAACCCTTTACGAGTTCAAAAAGGGCATGAAACAAGTCATGGGCGATGATTCGAAACAGAGCAAATCATGA
- a CDS encoding two-component system sensor histidine kinase NtrB, with protein sequence MPSIFRNNAVVAGKKTVKPEEEEKILELLARILDIMIIICTKDGRITYVSPNIKDILGYVRNEALGKTLDELFNHPPQKSLQILPRGDETVKRLSRFSKKDGSFIWMVINASRLRDQEENREYGYVVTLREIPLDTMESLQQRDKLSALGQLAAGIAHEIKNPLTSMKGFIQIMKADRKYNEEYLKIMELELERLESISQELMCFAKPNKNQWKVCNLGAILEKSIALLEGDIFRKRIQVIFHRDEEPIPVFCDEQKIKQVFINLIKNAMEATESQGKIIIKASKEKESAVITVTDTGCGIPEELMNRIGQPFFTTKENGNGLGLMMCNKIIAEHNGSISVRSKMGVGTTFAVTLPIFRDQG encoded by the coding sequence ATGCCGTCGATATTCCGCAACAACGCCGTTGTCGCCGGAAAGAAAACGGTGAAGCCGGAGGAAGAGGAAAAGATCCTTGAACTGCTCGCGCGGATTTTGGACATAATGATCATCATATGCACGAAGGACGGGAGAATCACATACGTTTCTCCCAATATAAAAGATATTTTGGGGTATGTTCGCAACGAGGCGTTGGGGAAAACGCTGGACGAACTGTTCAATCACCCTCCACAAAAAAGTCTGCAGATCCTCCCCCGTGGAGATGAGACGGTCAAACGGCTCAGCCGTTTTTCCAAAAAGGACGGAAGTTTCATATGGATGGTCATCAACGCTTCCCGTTTGCGCGACCAGGAAGAAAATCGGGAATACGGCTATGTCGTTACGCTGCGGGAAATCCCCCTTGATACGATGGAATCTTTGCAGCAAAGGGATAAATTGTCGGCTTTGGGCCAATTGGCGGCAGGAATCGCTCATGAAATCAAAAATCCTTTGACATCGATGAAGGGCTTTATCCAAATCATGAAGGCGGACCGGAAATACAACGAAGAGTATTTAAAAATTATGGAGCTGGAATTGGAACGCCTGGAATCCATATCCCAGGAGCTGATGTGCTTTGCCAAGCCCAACAAAAACCAATGGAAGGTCTGCAATCTGGGGGCCATTCTGGAAAAATCCATCGCCCTTTTGGAGGGGGACATCTTCCGGAAGCGGATCCAGGTCATTTTCCATCGGGACGAGGAGCCGATCCCCGTATTTTGCGATGAACAAAAAATCAAACAAGTATTTATCAATTTAATAAAAAATGCGATGGAAGCGACGGAAAGCCAGGGAAAAATCATCATCAAGGCCTCGAAGGAAAAGGAATCGGCCGTTATTACCGTCACCGACACCGGATGCGGGATCCCGGAAGAATTGATGAACCGGATCGGGCAGCCGTTTTTCACCACGAAGGAAAACGGCAATGGCCTCGGCCTGATGATGTGCAACAAAATCATCGCCGAACACAACGGATCCATATCCGTACGGAGCAAGATGGGAGTCGGCACCACCTTTGCGGTAACTTTGCCGATCTTCCGGGATCAAGGCTAA
- the cls gene encoding cardiolipin synthase — MDILTVFISIIFVLNFLMAIAVVFLERRDPSATWAWLLVLFFIPLVGFILYLFIGQNLRGKRLFVWDDINKLDFKNMIREQLKQLEEGTFVINNPSALEHRDLIHLFLKNNNALLTQDNQVDIFIDGKDKFEALFADIKQAKDHIHLQYYIFRDDEIGKKLIDLLTEKAKEGVKVRVLYDEMGSRRIKKRSFNKLIEAGGEVEVFFRSIIPMINLRINFRNHRKLVVIDGKIAYLGGFNVGDEYLGLSKKFGYWRDTHLRIVGNAVHAAQIRFILDWNQASYRHDIHYAANYFPEFRHDGHIPLQIVTSGPDSEWEQIKNGYIKMISSAKKSVFIQTPYFIPDSSILDVLRIASLSGVDVRVMIPNKPDHMFVYWATYSYIGELLKAGAKVYIYENGFIHAKTIVVDENAASVGTANIDVRSFRLNFEVNAFMYDGKIARQLADIFRKDMEKCRRLTYYQYLQRPLKIRFKESISRLLSPIL; from the coding sequence ATGGATATTTTGACGGTATTCATCAGTATCATTTTCGTTTTGAACTTTTTGATGGCGATCGCCGTCGTGTTTCTGGAAAGGCGCGATCCGAGCGCCACGTGGGCCTGGCTGTTGGTCCTCTTCTTTATCCCGCTTGTCGGATTTATTCTGTATTTGTTCATCGGCCAAAATTTGCGGGGAAAACGGCTGTTCGTATGGGATGACATCAATAAGCTGGACTTTAAAAACATGATCCGGGAGCAATTGAAACAGCTGGAAGAGGGGACGTTCGTCATCAACAACCCGTCCGCGCTGGAACACCGGGACCTGATCCATCTCTTTTTAAAAAATAACAACGCCCTTCTGACCCAGGACAATCAGGTGGATATTTTTATCGACGGCAAAGACAAATTCGAAGCCCTGTTTGCGGACATTAAGCAGGCGAAGGATCATATCCACCTGCAATACTACATTTTCCGGGACGATGAAATCGGGAAGAAGCTCATCGACCTGTTGACCGAGAAGGCGAAGGAAGGCGTGAAGGTCCGCGTCCTGTACGATGAAATGGGATCGCGGCGGATCAAGAAACGGTCGTTCAACAAACTGATCGAGGCGGGCGGAGAAGTGGAAGTCTTTTTCCGGTCCATCATCCCGATGATCAATTTGCGCATCAATTTCCGCAACCACCGGAAGCTGGTCGTCATCGACGGGAAAATCGCCTATCTCGGCGGATTTAACGTGGGGGACGAATACCTGGGCTTAAGCAAGAAATTCGGCTACTGGCGGGACACCCATTTGCGGATCGTCGGCAACGCGGTCCACGCCGCCCAAATTCGCTTTATTTTGGACTGGAACCAAGCGTCGTACCGGCATGACATCCATTATGCGGCCAATTATTTTCCGGAATTCCGGCACGACGGCCATATTCCGCTGCAAATCGTGACGAGCGGCCCGGACTCCGAATGGGAACAGATCAAAAACGGGTACATTAAAATGATCTCATCGGCGAAAAAATCGGTCTTCATTCAGACGCCTTATTTCATCCCGGACTCGAGCATTTTGGATGTGCTCCGCATCGCCAGTTTGTCCGGCGTGGACGTGCGGGTCATGATCCCGAATAAGCCGGATCATATGTTCGTGTATTGGGCCACCTATTCCTACATCGGGGAACTGTTGAAAGCGGGGGCGAAAGTCTACATTTACGAAAATGGCTTTATCCACGCCAAAACGATCGTCGTCGATGAAAACGCCGCGTCGGTCGGCACGGCGAACATCGACGTGCGCAGTTTCCGGCTGAACTTCGAAGTGAACGCCTTCATGTATGACGGAAAGATCGCCCGCCAGCTGGCCGACATCTTCCGGAAGGATATGGAAAAATGCCGGCGGCTCACCTATTATCAATATTTGCAAAGGCCGCTGAAGATCCGTTTTAAAGAATCGATCTCCCGCCTGCTTTCCCCGATTTTGTAA
- a CDS encoding SLC45 family MFS transporter, with amino-acid sequence MKKTWWLGFGFFSISLTWSLYNAFVPYFLETFISSVAVIGFLMTLDNYVALFLQPYIGRLSDRTDTRFGKRMPYLIAGMPLSALFVSLLPFHRNLAALVAFMLLLNLSMAVFRSPTIALMPDITPEPKRTRANGIINFMGGVAAIIAFALGSRLFKTNEAAPFLFSGLVLLLSLGILLWKIREKRDSLTAGQAEKEKPAWKMEFNRPTVFLLLAIFFWFVSYQGMEALFTLYGKNHLGLSKDQSSFSLTFFSLSFVLFAIPSGFFASKIGKKKMIVTGISGLAAVFLLLNFVHSLTVLWILLFFGGCFWACININSYPFVVSTGSEQSIGTRTGLYYLVSSLAAITGPPLFGLIVDWLSYQALFFAAALSLLLALACIFNVKYTENPAR; translated from the coding sequence ATGAAAAAAACCTGGTGGCTCGGCTTCGGATTTTTCAGCATCAGCTTGACCTGGAGCCTTTATAACGCCTTCGTCCCTTATTTTTTGGAAACGTTCATTTCCAGCGTCGCCGTCATCGGTTTCCTCATGACGCTGGACAATTACGTCGCCCTTTTTCTCCAGCCGTACATCGGCCGTCTGAGCGACCGGACGGATACCCGATTCGGCAAGCGGATGCCCTACTTGATCGCCGGGATGCCCTTGTCCGCCCTGTTCGTCTCCCTGCTCCCTTTCCATCGGAACTTGGCCGCTTTGGTCGCTTTCATGCTGCTGTTGAATCTGTCGATGGCCGTTTTCCGCTCCCCCACCATCGCCCTGATGCCGGACATCACCCCGGAGCCGAAACGGACGCGGGCCAACGGGATCATCAATTTCATGGGCGGAGTCGCCGCCATCATCGCCTTTGCCCTCGGTTCCCGGCTGTTTAAAACCAATGAGGCGGCGCCCTTCCTGTTTTCCGGACTGGTGCTCCTCCTTTCCCTGGGCATCTTGCTGTGGAAAATCCGGGAAAAGCGGGATTCCCTCACCGCCGGGCAGGCGGAGAAAGAAAAACCGGCCTGGAAAATGGAGTTCAACCGCCCGACGGTCTTCCTTCTCCTCGCCATCTTTTTCTGGTTCGTATCCTATCAGGGGATGGAGGCCCTTTTCACCCTTTACGGAAAAAACCATCTGGGGCTTTCGAAGGACCAATCCTCCTTTTCCCTGACCTTCTTTTCGTTAAGCTTTGTTTTGTTCGCCATCCCGAGCGGATTTTTCGCATCCAAAATCGGAAAGAAGAAAATGATCGTCACGGGGATCTCAGGCCTTGCGGCGGTATTTTTGCTGCTGAATTTCGTCCATTCGTTGACCGTCTTATGGATCCTCCTCTTCTTCGGCGGGTGCTTTTGGGCCTGCATCAACATCAATTCCTACCCGTTTGTCGTCTCCACGGGGAGCGAACAAAGCATCGGGACGAGAACGGGGCTGTACTACTTGGTTTCTTCCCTCGCCGCCATCACCGGACCGCCCCTGTTCGGGCTGATCGTCGACTGGCTGAGCTACCAGGCCCTGTTTTTCGCCGCCGCGCTGAGCCTGCTCCTCGCCCTTGCTTGCATTTTCAATGTGAAATATACGGAAAATCCGGCCCGATGA
- a CDS encoding MFS transporter yields MKEKGAMPVLFLMMFLVMVGFGIIIPVLPFYAKTAGANPAELGLLMAVYSLMQLIFSPMWGKISDAVGRKPVLMIGISGLALSFFMMAMADKLWMLFAARILGGFLSAANMPVTMAYVADITTPENRSKGMGLVGAAVGLGFIFGPAIGGVFSKTSLSLPFYIAGTSSLLTLLLVIFVLKESLPKEARQRAKAEYEPSRFSLLKGPVALLFFLQLFVSISLSGLEATFAYFASEKAGLTSVKLGYIFMIMGLAGAVVQGGLIGVLTDKLGEAAVIRGGIAVSFIGLLLILFTKNFATAALFLTIFGLGNGVIRPTVSSLLTKISKTGHGGVTGLLSSFDSLGRIIGPPLGGALFQIYSGLPYLAGAFFSAVAYALFQFAKIDRTESLS; encoded by the coding sequence GTGAAAGAAAAAGGTGCGATGCCGGTATTGTTTCTGATGATGTTCCTGGTCATGGTGGGCTTCGGCATCATCATCCCCGTTCTGCCCTTTTACGCGAAAACGGCCGGCGCCAATCCGGCGGAATTGGGGCTGTTAATGGCGGTTTATTCCCTGATGCAGTTGATCTTTTCGCCGATGTGGGGGAAAATTTCCGATGCCGTCGGCCGGAAACCGGTGCTCATGATCGGGATCAGCGGCCTGGCGCTGTCTTTCTTTATGATGGCGATGGCCGACAAATTATGGATGCTGTTTGCCGCAAGAATCCTCGGCGGCTTCCTGTCCGCCGCCAACATGCCCGTCACCATGGCTTATGTGGCGGATATCACGACGCCGGAAAACCGGAGCAAGGGCATGGGATTGGTCGGGGCGGCGGTCGGGCTCGGTTTCATATTCGGGCCGGCGATCGGAGGCGTCTTTTCCAAAACGAGCCTCTCGTTGCCGTTTTATATCGCCGGAACCAGTTCTCTTTTGACCCTCCTGCTCGTCATCTTCGTGTTGAAAGAATCGCTGCCGAAAGAAGCGCGGCAGCGGGCGAAGGCGGAATACGAGCCCTCCCGTTTCAGCCTGTTAAAGGGGCCCGTCGCCCTGCTGTTCTTCCTGCAGCTGTTCGTCTCCATTTCCCTTTCGGGATTGGAAGCGACCTTCGCCTACTTCGCCTCCGAAAAGGCGGGGCTCACTTCGGTGAAACTCGGATATATCTTTATGATCATGGGGTTGGCCGGGGCGGTCGTGCAAGGGGGGCTGATCGGCGTCCTGACGGACAAACTCGGGGAAGCGGCGGTCATCAGAGGGGGGATCGCCGTCTCCTTCATCGGATTATTGCTGATCTTGTTCACGAAGAATTTTGCGACGGCGGCCCTTTTCCTGACGATCTTCGGCCTGGGGAACGGGGTCATCCGCCCGACCGTTTCCAGCCTTTTGACGAAAATTTCCAAAACCGGGCATGGCGGCGTAACCGGGCTGCTTTCCTCCTTCGATTCCCTGGGGCGAATCATCGGGCCGCCCCTGGGCGGCGCCCTTTTCCAAATCTATTCCGGCCTCCCCTATTTGGCCGGGGCGTTCTTTTCCGCCGTCGCCTATGCCCTGTTCCAATTCGCCAAGATCGACCGGACGGAAAGTCTGTCGTAA
- the rarD gene encoding EamA family transporter RarD yields the protein MDQKGVFYAALSYFLWGVLPVYWKMIDHVPSGEILANRIFWSFVFMAALIVFSGKLPAWRETVMGFRKRPERGIALAAASFILSVNWFIFIWAVNHGHVVESSLGYYINPLISIVLGILVLKEKLNGAQVLSVLLASAGVLVLTVSYGQFPWISMGLALTFGVYGLLKKMVNVDSSVGLAVETMTVCPFAIGYILYLIFLKESSFSVHSLSTDLFLILTGPATALPLLFFAKGAQRISMFMLGILQYIAPTLMLLLGVFFYHEPFTAVHFWAFLFIWTALAIVVLSQSRGTGLFERKPLSR from the coding sequence ATGGATCAAAAAGGGGTCTTTTACGCGGCCCTTTCCTATTTTTTATGGGGCGTGCTGCCGGTCTATTGGAAAATGATCGATCATGTCCCGTCGGGGGAAATTTTGGCGAACCGGATCTTTTGGTCCTTCGTTTTTATGGCGGCGCTGATCGTCTTTTCCGGGAAGCTTCCGGCATGGAGGGAAACGGTGATGGGGTTCCGGAAAAGGCCGGAACGGGGGATCGCCTTGGCGGCCGCCTCTTTCATCCTGTCCGTCAACTGGTTTATTTTTATTTGGGCCGTCAATCACGGGCATGTGGTCGAATCGAGCCTGGGCTATTACATCAATCCGTTGATCAGCATTGTCCTCGGGATTCTCGTATTGAAAGAAAAGCTGAACGGGGCGCAGGTCCTGTCCGTGCTTCTCGCCTCCGCCGGCGTGCTCGTCCTGACCGTTTCCTACGGGCAGTTTCCCTGGATTTCCATGGGGCTGGCGTTGACTTTCGGCGTTTACGGTTTGCTGAAAAAAATGGTCAACGTCGATTCCTCCGTCGGTTTGGCGGTGGAAACGATGACGGTATGCCCCTTCGCCATCGGCTATATCCTTTATCTCATTTTCCTTAAGGAAAGTTCCTTTTCCGTCCATTCGCTTTCCACGGACCTTTTCCTGATCCTGACGGGTCCGGCCACCGCTTTGCCCCTTTTGTTTTTTGCGAAGGGCGCGCAGCGGATCTCCATGTTTATGCTCGGCATCCTCCAATATATTGCGCCGACCTTGATGCTTCTTTTGGGCGTGTTTTTCTACCACGAGCCGTTTACGGCCGTGCATTTTTGGGCCTTCCTCTTCATCTGGACGGCCCTGGCCATCGTCGTCCTGTCGCAAAGCAGGGGAACCGGCCTCTTTGAACGGAAACCGCTGAGCCGGTAA